The following coding sequences lie in one Manis pentadactyla isolate mManPen7 chromosome Y, mManPen7.hap1, whole genome shotgun sequence genomic window:
- the LOC130682075 gene encoding ATP-dependent RNA helicase DDX3X-like, with the protein MTYFGKLLVVRFDDRGRSGYDGFGSRERTGFSKFECSGHSRWGDRSDEDDWSKPLPPSERLEQELFSGRNAGINFEKYDDIPVEATGNNCPPHIESFSDVEMGEIIMGNIKLTCYTRPTPVQKHAIPIIKEKRDLMACAKTGSGKTAAFLLPILSQIYADGPGEALRAVKENGRYGRRKQYPVSLVLAPTRELAVQIYEEARKFSYRSRVRPCVVYGGADIGQQIRDLERGCHLLVATPGRLLDMMERGKIGLDFCKYVVLDEADRMLDMGFEPQIRRIVEQGSMPRKGIRHTMMFSATFPKGIQWLAHDFLDDYIFLTVGRVGSTSESITQKVVWVEESDKRSFLLDLLNAAGKDSLTLVFVQTKKRASSLEDFLSCEGYACTSIHGDRSQRDREEALHQFRSGKSPILVATSVAARGLDISNVKHVINFDLPSDIEEYVHRIGRTGRVGNLGLATSFFNERNRNITKDLLDLLVEAKQEVPSWLGNMAHEHHCKGSSHGHSKRYGLFPAFLFFSMGVK; encoded by the exons ATGACATATTTTGGCAAATTGCTTGTGGTTAGGTTTGATGATCGTGGACGAAGTGGCTATGATGGTTTTGGCAGTCGTGAAAGGACTGGCTTTAGCAAATTTGAATGCAGTGGACACAGTCGTTGGGGTGACAGATCAGATGAGGATGATTGGTCAAAACCACTTCCACCAAGTGAACGCTTGGAGCA GGAACTGTTTTCTGGAAGAAACGCTGGGATTAACtttgagaagtatgatgatataCCAGTAGAGGCAACTGGAAATAACTGTCCTCCACATATTGAAAGT TTCAGTGATGTTGAGATGGGAGAAATTATCATGGGGAACATTAAGCTTACTTGTTACACTCGTCCAACTCCAGTGCAAAAGCATGCCATTcccattataaaagaaaaaagagacttgATGGCTTGTGCAAAAACAG GCTCTGGAAAAACAGCAGCATTTCTCTTACCCATCTTAAGTCAGATTTATGCAGATGGTCCAGGCGAGGCTTTGAGGGCTGTGAAG gAAAATGGAAGGTATGGACGCCGTAAACAATACCCAGTTTCCTTAGTTTTAGCTCCTACAAGAGAACTGGCTGTACAGATCTATGAGGAAGCCAGAAAA TTTTCATACCGGTCTAGAGTTCGACCTTGTGTGGTTTATGGTGGTGCTGATATTGGTCAGCAGATTCGAGATTTAGAACGTGGGTGTCACTTGTTAGTTGCCACTCCAGGGCGTCTCCTGGATATGATGGAAAGAGGAAAAATTGGATTAGACTTCTGCAA ATACGTAGTGTTGGACGAAGCTGATAGAATGCTGGATATGGGATTTGAACCTCAGATACGTCGTATAGTTGAACAAGGCAGTATGCCACGGAAGGGTATTCGCCACACCATGATGTTCAGTGCTACCTTTCCTAAGGGAATACAG tgGCTTGCTCATGATTTCTTGGATGATTATATCTTCCTGACGGTAGGCAGAGTTGGCTCTACGTCTGAAAGCATCACGCAGAAGGTAGTTTGGGTGGAAGAGTCAGACAAACGGTCATTTTTGCTTGACCTCTTAAATGCAGCAG GGAAGGATTCACTGACGTTAGTGTTCGTGCAGACCAAGAAGCGTGCCAGTTCTCTCGAGGATTTCTTATCCTGTGAAGGATATGCTTGTACCAGTATTCATGGAGATCGATCACAGAGGGATAGAGAGGAGGCCCTTCACCAGTTCCGTTCAGGAAAAAGCCCGATTCTAGTGGCTACATCT GTGGCAGCAAGAGGATTAGACATTTCAAATGTGAAACATGTAATCAATTTTGACTTGCCAAGTGATATTGAAGAATATGTACATCGGATTGGTCGTACAGGACGTGTAGGAAACCTTG GCCTTGCCACCTCATtctttaatgaaagaaatagaaatatcacAAAGGATTTGTTGGATCTACTTGTTGAAGCTAAACAAGAAGTGCCATCTTGGTTGGGAAACATGGCTCATGAACACCACTGTAAGGGCAGCAGTCATGGACATTCTAAGAGGTACGGATTGTTTCCAgccttcttatttttctctatggGGGTTAAGTAA